In a genomic window of Oncorhynchus keta strain PuntledgeMale-10-30-2019 chromosome 26, Oket_V2, whole genome shotgun sequence:
- the LOC118371484 gene encoding proteasome subunit alpha type-7-like, producing MAARYDRAITVFSPDGHLFQVEYAQEAVKKGSTAVGIRGKDIVVLGVEKKSVAKLQEERTVRKICALDDHVCMAFAGLTADARIVINRARVECQSHRLTVEDPVTVEYITRHIATLKQRYTQSNGRRPFGISALIVGFDCDGTPRLYQTDPSGTYHAWKANAIGRSAKTVREFLEKNYTEESIATDNEAIKLAIKALLEVVQSGGKNIELAVIRRNQSLKLLESKEIETLVTEIEKEKEEEAEKKKQKKST from the exons ATGGCCGCTAGATATGATAGAGCTATAACGGTCTTTTCTCCCGATGGACACCTGTTTCAAGTGGAATATGCGCAAGAGGCTGTGAAAAAAGGCTCGACTGCG GTTGGCATCCGTGGTAAAGACATTGTCGTTCTGGGTGTTGAGAAAAAGTCTGTCGCTAAACTccaagaggagaggactgtacgCAAGATCTGTGCACTGGATGATCATGTGTGCATGGCATTTGCAG GTCTGACGGCAGATGCTCGTATAGTTATCAACAGAGCCAGGGTAGAGTGTCAGAGCCACAGGCTCACTGTAGAGGACCCTGTTACGGTGGAGTACATCACACGCCACATCGCTACACTCAAACAG CGCTACACGCAGAGTAACGGACGAAGACCCTTCGGTATCTCTGCTCTAATCGTGGGCTTCGACTGTGATGGAACCCCACGGCTGTACCAAACCGACCCGTCTGGAACATACCATGCCTGGAAG GCTAATGCTATCGGTCGCAGTGCAAAGACTGTCCGGGAGTTTCTGGAGAAGAACTACACAGAGGAGTCCATCGCCACTGACAACGAGGCTATAAAGCTGGCCATCAAAGCCCTTTTGGAG GTCGTCCAGTCAGGAGGAAAGAACATTGAGCTGGCGGTGATCAGGAGAAATCAGTCATTGAAG CTTTTGGAGTCTAAAGAAATTGAAACCCTTGTGACTGAAATCgagaaggagaaagaagaggaggcagagaagaagaagcagaagaaatCAACATAA
- the lrrc41 gene encoding uncharacterized protein lrrc41 isoform X1, whose amino-acid sequence MPAPYLEQIRRAKEWQDAKVTSTITPTLKKICIKTVSRHMDVLDKKALDLPISLIKELLQHLNIVDLDRIQPAVNRKGISTSFVWAGILRRISGPRKGSTILTEDEWREISMHKLFNLAFYGFRFGGDTKYLLNVNFNSLLLVMAKYIQHLVLRTSRPHGYFFARRSVLSVLEKGVRCIQLGESTQLKEWPSDVLYTLHRLLDHGAARDVIINQSPDPRLLAWILHGRGPRSKSHQCPMESMQGGMVKCCQAPNTAGRSARDAEAANCQVPEEEEPDEEDNNGGTPCKRPRLSIASAKADLDLTSTPCQCMVPKPLCQMFIPSAGHSAEICHKGQIHSLKINDFRGGVFPVLLPLLPSWLCLHSLSLQSAWTFEEGDALSLAESLQQLSATPGCSLIELSVGSLTHPALMESLLNACPTLRSFSMEIHPVAEYHRAPLRSIPQPAYHAELSLEKLCVKVPKLRTSVESLMCVLLRSPRLTSLHVSGINSSTGFSPSHLLNTVAESNRHLKDLTLEDINLSDCHCAIFQLLDNYCMLEALSLKDCRLLEKCSDKEDVVRQLVNSLKKVPSLQSLNLAQNRLAKTVTVLGELFKGPSPSTVKELDISSNFIQPPELLELGKLLETHRPPQRLLLTLKSNPLDRNMELRDTALGTLSHLCDLITDHWNSRDTMADHISIM is encoded by the exons ATGCCTGCTCCTTACCTTGAACAAATTAGAAGAGCCAAGGAGTGGCAGGATGCCAAAGTTACTTCCACCATTACACCCACCTTGAAGAAGATATGCATCAAAACAGTGAGTCGTCACATGGATGTACTAGACAAGAAAGCTCTTG ACCTACCAATCTCACTGATCAAGGAGCTCCTGCAGCATTTAAACATTGTTGATCTGGATAGAATTCAGCCTGCAGTGAACCGGAAAG GAATCTCCACCTCCTTTGTGTGGGCAGGAATATTGAGAAGAATCTCTGGGCCTCGCAAAGGGAGT ACCATACTCACCGAAGATGAATGGAGGGAGATAAGCATGCATAAGCTCTTTAACTTGGCCTTCTATGGCTTCAGGTTCGGAGGTGATACAAAATACCTCCTGAATGTTAACTTTAACTCCCTTCTCTTAGTCATGGCCAAATACATCCAGCACCTGGTTCTTCGAACATCACGACCACACGGCTACTTCTTCGCGAGGAGGTCCGTTCTGAGCGTTCTGGAGAAGGGTGTAAGGTGCATTCAACTGGGAGAGAGCACTCAGCTCAAAGAGTGGCCCAGTGATGTCTTATACACCCTGCACCGTTTACTGGACCACGGGGCAGCCCGTGATGTCATCATAAACCAGAGCCCAGATCCTCGTCTGCTGGCTTGGATTCTTCATGGCAGGGGACCTCGGAGTAAAAGCCACCAATGTCCAATGGAGTCCATGCAAGGTGGGATGGTCAAATGTTGCCAGGCGCCAAACACTGCAGGACGCAGCGCTAGAGATGCTGAGGCAGCCAACTGCCAGGTCCCCGAGGAAGAGGAGCCTGATGAAGAAGATAATAATGGTGGGACCCCATGCAAGCGTCCAAGGTTGAGTATTGCCTCTGCGAAGGCAGATCTTGACTTGACCAGCACTCCATGCCAATGTATGGTCCCCAAGCCATTGTGCCAGATGTTTATTCCCTCGGCTGGTCACTCGGCAGAGATTTGCCACAAGGGGCAAATCCATTCACTAAAGATCAATGACTTCAGGGGTGGAGTCTTCCCTGTACTGCTTCCTCTCCTGCCTTCTTGGCTGTgcctccactctctaagcctgCAAAGTGCTT GGACCTTTGAGGAGGGTGATGCGTTGAGCCTGGCAGAGTCTCTCCAGCAGCTGTCTGCTACACCAGGCTGCTCCCTGATTGAGCTGAGTGTGGGGTCCCTGACCCATCCTGCTCTCATGGAGTCCCTGCTGAATGCATGCCCCACCCTCAGGTCATTCTCCATGGAGATCCACCCTGTAGCAGAGTACCACAGAGCCCCACTGAGAAGCATTCCCCAGCCTGCATACCATGCAG AACTCTCACTGGAGAAGCTGTGTGTGAAAGTACCCAAATTGAGGACCAGTGTGGAGAGTCTGATGTGTGTGTTGCTACGCTCTCCTCGCCTCACCTCACTTCACGTCTCAGGAATCAACAGCTCAACTGGCTTCTCACCCAgccacctcctcaacacagtggcaG AGTCCAATCGCCACCTGAAGGACCTCACCTTGGAGGATATCAACCTGTCTGACTGTCACTGTGCAATCTTCCAGCTACTGGATAACTACTGTATGTTGGAAG CGTTGTCATTGAAGGACTGTCGGCTTCTGGAGAAATGCAGTGACAAGGAAGATGTCGTCCGACAGCTGGTTAATTCTCTCAAAAAGGTTCCATCTCTCCAGTCTCTCAACCTGGCTCAAAATCGCCTCG CCAAGACTGTGACAGTTTTGGGGGAACTCTTCAAAGGACCCTCACCAAGCACAGTGAAAGAGCTGGACATCAG CTCCAACTTCATCCAGcctcctgagctgctagagttaGGGAAGTTGTTGGAGACCCACCGTCCTCCCCAGAGACTACTCCTCACCCTGAAGAGCAACCCACTGGACAGAAACATGGAGCTGAGGGACACTGCTCTGGGCACGCTCAGTCACCTTTGTGACCTCATCACCGACCACTGGAACTCCAGGGACACCATGGCTGACCACATCAGCATCATGTGA
- the lrrc41 gene encoding uncharacterized protein lrrc41 isoform X3: MPAPYLEQIRRAKEWQDAKVTSTITPTLKKICIKTVSRHMDVLDKKALDLPISLIKELLQHLNIVDLDRIQPAVNRKGISTSFVWAGILRRISGPRKGSTILTEDEWREISMHKLFNLAFYGFRFGGDTKYLLNVNFNSLLLVMAKYIQHLVLRTSRPHGYFFARRSVLSVLEKGVRCIQLGESTQLKEWPSDVLYTLHRLLDHGAARDVIINQSPDPRLLAWILHGRGPRSKSHQCPMESMQGGMVKCCQAPNTAGRSARDAEAANCQVPEEEEPDEEDNNGGTPCKRPRLSIASAKADLDLTSTPCQCMVPKPLCQMFIPSAGHSAEICHKGQIHSLKINDFRGGVFPVLLPLLPSWLCLHSLSLQSAWTFEEGDALSLAESLQQLSATPGCSLIELSVGSLTHPALMESLLNACPTLRSFSMEIHPVAEYHRAPLRSIPQPAYHAELSLEKLCVKVPKLRTSVESLMCVLLRSPRLTSLHVSGINSSTGFSPSHLLNTVAESNRHLKDLTLEDINLSDCHCAIFQLLDNYCMLEGPKRKTVPFGMHPNCILLSAP; the protein is encoded by the exons ATGCCTGCTCCTTACCTTGAACAAATTAGAAGAGCCAAGGAGTGGCAGGATGCCAAAGTTACTTCCACCATTACACCCACCTTGAAGAAGATATGCATCAAAACAGTGAGTCGTCACATGGATGTACTAGACAAGAAAGCTCTTG ACCTACCAATCTCACTGATCAAGGAGCTCCTGCAGCATTTAAACATTGTTGATCTGGATAGAATTCAGCCTGCAGTGAACCGGAAAG GAATCTCCACCTCCTTTGTGTGGGCAGGAATATTGAGAAGAATCTCTGGGCCTCGCAAAGGGAGT ACCATACTCACCGAAGATGAATGGAGGGAGATAAGCATGCATAAGCTCTTTAACTTGGCCTTCTATGGCTTCAGGTTCGGAGGTGATACAAAATACCTCCTGAATGTTAACTTTAACTCCCTTCTCTTAGTCATGGCCAAATACATCCAGCACCTGGTTCTTCGAACATCACGACCACACGGCTACTTCTTCGCGAGGAGGTCCGTTCTGAGCGTTCTGGAGAAGGGTGTAAGGTGCATTCAACTGGGAGAGAGCACTCAGCTCAAAGAGTGGCCCAGTGATGTCTTATACACCCTGCACCGTTTACTGGACCACGGGGCAGCCCGTGATGTCATCATAAACCAGAGCCCAGATCCTCGTCTGCTGGCTTGGATTCTTCATGGCAGGGGACCTCGGAGTAAAAGCCACCAATGTCCAATGGAGTCCATGCAAGGTGGGATGGTCAAATGTTGCCAGGCGCCAAACACTGCAGGACGCAGCGCTAGAGATGCTGAGGCAGCCAACTGCCAGGTCCCCGAGGAAGAGGAGCCTGATGAAGAAGATAATAATGGTGGGACCCCATGCAAGCGTCCAAGGTTGAGTATTGCCTCTGCGAAGGCAGATCTTGACTTGACCAGCACTCCATGCCAATGTATGGTCCCCAAGCCATTGTGCCAGATGTTTATTCCCTCGGCTGGTCACTCGGCAGAGATTTGCCACAAGGGGCAAATCCATTCACTAAAGATCAATGACTTCAGGGGTGGAGTCTTCCCTGTACTGCTTCCTCTCCTGCCTTCTTGGCTGTgcctccactctctaagcctgCAAAGTGCTT GGACCTTTGAGGAGGGTGATGCGTTGAGCCTGGCAGAGTCTCTCCAGCAGCTGTCTGCTACACCAGGCTGCTCCCTGATTGAGCTGAGTGTGGGGTCCCTGACCCATCCTGCTCTCATGGAGTCCCTGCTGAATGCATGCCCCACCCTCAGGTCATTCTCCATGGAGATCCACCCTGTAGCAGAGTACCACAGAGCCCCACTGAGAAGCATTCCCCAGCCTGCATACCATGCAG AACTCTCACTGGAGAAGCTGTGTGTGAAAGTACCCAAATTGAGGACCAGTGTGGAGAGTCTGATGTGTGTGTTGCTACGCTCTCCTCGCCTCACCTCACTTCACGTCTCAGGAATCAACAGCTCAACTGGCTTCTCACCCAgccacctcctcaacacagtggcaG AGTCCAATCGCCACCTGAAGGACCTCACCTTGGAGGATATCAACCTGTCTGACTGTCACTGTGCAATCTTCCAGCTACTGGATAACTACTGTATGTTGGAAG GGCCTAAAAGGAaaacggtgccatttgggatgcatcctaaTTGTATCCTCCTGTCTGCTCCATAA
- the lrrc41 gene encoding uncharacterized protein lrrc41 isoform X2 — protein sequence MTHLDLPISLIKELLQHLNIVDLDRIQPAVNRKGISTSFVWAGILRRISGPRKGSTILTEDEWREISMHKLFNLAFYGFRFGGDTKYLLNVNFNSLLLVMAKYIQHLVLRTSRPHGYFFARRSVLSVLEKGVRCIQLGESTQLKEWPSDVLYTLHRLLDHGAARDVIINQSPDPRLLAWILHGRGPRSKSHQCPMESMQGGMVKCCQAPNTAGRSARDAEAANCQVPEEEEPDEEDNNGGTPCKRPRLSIASAKADLDLTSTPCQCMVPKPLCQMFIPSAGHSAEICHKGQIHSLKINDFRGGVFPVLLPLLPSWLCLHSLSLQSAWTFEEGDALSLAESLQQLSATPGCSLIELSVGSLTHPALMESLLNACPTLRSFSMEIHPVAEYHRAPLRSIPQPAYHAELSLEKLCVKVPKLRTSVESLMCVLLRSPRLTSLHVSGINSSTGFSPSHLLNTVAESNRHLKDLTLEDINLSDCHCAIFQLLDNYCMLEALSLKDCRLLEKCSDKEDVVRQLVNSLKKVPSLQSLNLAQNRLAKTVTVLGELFKGPSPSTVKELDISSNFIQPPELLELGKLLETHRPPQRLLLTLKSNPLDRNMELRDTALGTLSHLCDLITDHWNSRDTMADHISIM from the exons ATGACCCATTTAGACCTACCAATCTCACTGATCAAGGAGCTCCTGCAGCATTTAAACATTGTTGATCTGGATAGAATTCAGCCTGCAGTGAACCGGAAAG GAATCTCCACCTCCTTTGTGTGGGCAGGAATATTGAGAAGAATCTCTGGGCCTCGCAAAGGGAGT ACCATACTCACCGAAGATGAATGGAGGGAGATAAGCATGCATAAGCTCTTTAACTTGGCCTTCTATGGCTTCAGGTTCGGAGGTGATACAAAATACCTCCTGAATGTTAACTTTAACTCCCTTCTCTTAGTCATGGCCAAATACATCCAGCACCTGGTTCTTCGAACATCACGACCACACGGCTACTTCTTCGCGAGGAGGTCCGTTCTGAGCGTTCTGGAGAAGGGTGTAAGGTGCATTCAACTGGGAGAGAGCACTCAGCTCAAAGAGTGGCCCAGTGATGTCTTATACACCCTGCACCGTTTACTGGACCACGGGGCAGCCCGTGATGTCATCATAAACCAGAGCCCAGATCCTCGTCTGCTGGCTTGGATTCTTCATGGCAGGGGACCTCGGAGTAAAAGCCACCAATGTCCAATGGAGTCCATGCAAGGTGGGATGGTCAAATGTTGCCAGGCGCCAAACACTGCAGGACGCAGCGCTAGAGATGCTGAGGCAGCCAACTGCCAGGTCCCCGAGGAAGAGGAGCCTGATGAAGAAGATAATAATGGTGGGACCCCATGCAAGCGTCCAAGGTTGAGTATTGCCTCTGCGAAGGCAGATCTTGACTTGACCAGCACTCCATGCCAATGTATGGTCCCCAAGCCATTGTGCCAGATGTTTATTCCCTCGGCTGGTCACTCGGCAGAGATTTGCCACAAGGGGCAAATCCATTCACTAAAGATCAATGACTTCAGGGGTGGAGTCTTCCCTGTACTGCTTCCTCTCCTGCCTTCTTGGCTGTgcctccactctctaagcctgCAAAGTGCTT GGACCTTTGAGGAGGGTGATGCGTTGAGCCTGGCAGAGTCTCTCCAGCAGCTGTCTGCTACACCAGGCTGCTCCCTGATTGAGCTGAGTGTGGGGTCCCTGACCCATCCTGCTCTCATGGAGTCCCTGCTGAATGCATGCCCCACCCTCAGGTCATTCTCCATGGAGATCCACCCTGTAGCAGAGTACCACAGAGCCCCACTGAGAAGCATTCCCCAGCCTGCATACCATGCAG AACTCTCACTGGAGAAGCTGTGTGTGAAAGTACCCAAATTGAGGACCAGTGTGGAGAGTCTGATGTGTGTGTTGCTACGCTCTCCTCGCCTCACCTCACTTCACGTCTCAGGAATCAACAGCTCAACTGGCTTCTCACCCAgccacctcctcaacacagtggcaG AGTCCAATCGCCACCTGAAGGACCTCACCTTGGAGGATATCAACCTGTCTGACTGTCACTGTGCAATCTTCCAGCTACTGGATAACTACTGTATGTTGGAAG CGTTGTCATTGAAGGACTGTCGGCTTCTGGAGAAATGCAGTGACAAGGAAGATGTCGTCCGACAGCTGGTTAATTCTCTCAAAAAGGTTCCATCTCTCCAGTCTCTCAACCTGGCTCAAAATCGCCTCG CCAAGACTGTGACAGTTTTGGGGGAACTCTTCAAAGGACCCTCACCAAGCACAGTGAAAGAGCTGGACATCAG CTCCAACTTCATCCAGcctcctgagctgctagagttaGGGAAGTTGTTGGAGACCCACCGTCCTCCCCAGAGACTACTCCTCACCCTGAAGAGCAACCCACTGGACAGAAACATGGAGCTGAGGGACACTGCTCTGGGCACGCTCAGTCACCTTTGTGACCTCATCACCGACCACTGGAACTCCAGGGACACCATGGCTGACCACATCAGCATCATGTGA